In a single window of the Methanofollis ethanolicus genome:
- a CDS encoding asparagine synthetase B family protein, with protein MVGEVMGQGSGVPEVDRLREIAARTIGEFCIVIETDDRLFCISDRIRSVPLFYAIDQDRIIVSDDANIIRSALHPALDPESAAEFLVTGYVTGEGTLFQGLRQTNAGEILVLNKRTGSVHTTPYYRYLHGDYYQEDGTALMHALDTILYRVFTRLMASTAERGQQIVVPLSGGLDSRIIAAMLRMVGAKDVVCYNYGHPINRESRASQKVAEALGYPWHFIEYTQDAWEECYTSPEMRTYQKYSGNLASQPHIQDFFAVHTLKKEGIVRDNAVFVPGHAGDMLSGSHIPASYRKDGEYSQEKVIDDLLTKHYSLLGWNHNGLRSLYSQKIARGCGDIRVHDNDSCANALEYFDFYERQAKFIVNAVRVYEFFGYSWSLPFWDAELIDFYLHVPLYHRIGQKLYKRYARERLFVGKYEGLRKIECTSRFETPLNNFLSDARRGPSFLMHLLSTGGQKTSWYNKILAMLEENRLPLPEVLMHYPPLVSLVGQESAVPEIRLNGLIIQNYLSLIIPDDGIQGSCPVAGEVRIEQ; from the coding sequence GTGGTCGGGGAGGTCATGGGGCAGGGTTCCGGCGTCCCCGAAGTCGACCGCCTCAGGGAGATCGCGGCCAGAACCATCGGCGAGTTCTGCATCGTCATCGAAACGGACGACCGCCTCTTCTGTATATCTGACCGGATACGGAGTGTCCCTCTCTTCTATGCCATAGACCAGGACCGCATCATCGTCTCGGACGATGCGAACATCATCAGGTCTGCCCTGCACCCGGCACTGGACCCGGAGAGTGCAGCGGAGTTTCTGGTAACAGGGTACGTGACCGGCGAAGGCACGCTTTTTCAGGGCCTGAGGCAGACGAATGCAGGTGAGATCCTCGTCCTGAATAAGAGAACGGGATCGGTCCATACGACCCCCTACTATCGGTACCTTCATGGCGACTACTACCAGGAGGACGGGACAGCATTGATGCATGCCCTGGACACGATCCTGTACCGGGTCTTCACGAGGCTGATGGCATCCACTGCCGAAAGAGGGCAACAGATTGTCGTTCCTTTGAGCGGCGGACTCGATTCGCGGATCATCGCCGCAATGCTCCGAATGGTGGGGGCGAAAGATGTTGTCTGCTATAATTACGGGCACCCCATCAACAGGGAGAGCAGAGCAAGCCAGAAAGTGGCGGAGGCACTGGGGTACCCCTGGCATTTCATCGAGTACACGCAGGACGCCTGGGAAGAGTGCTACACATCCCCTGAGATGAGGACGTACCAGAAATATAGCGGAAACCTGGCGTCGCAACCTCATATTCAGGATTTTTTTGCCGTGCATACGCTGAAAAAAGAGGGCATTGTCCGGGACAATGCGGTCTTTGTGCCGGGGCACGCGGGAGATATGCTCAGCGGGTCGCATATCCCGGCATCGTACCGGAAAGACGGGGAATATTCGCAGGAAAAAGTCATAGACGATCTTCTCACAAAACATTACTCCCTGCTGGGCTGGAACCACAATGGTCTGCGATCCCTCTATTCACAGAAGATTGCACGGGGGTGTGGGGATATCAGGGTCCACGACAATGACTCCTGTGCAAACGCCCTTGAATATTTTGATTTCTACGAACGCCAGGCAAAGTTCATCGTAAACGCGGTTCGTGTGTACGAATTTTTCGGCTATTCCTGGAGTTTGCCCTTCTGGGATGCCGAGTTGATCGATTTTTACCTGCATGTGCCCCTGTACCACCGCATCGGACAGAAATTGTACAAGAGGTATGCCAGAGAGAGATTGTTTGTCGGAAAATATGAGGGACTTCGCAAGATAGAGTGCACAAGCAGATTTGAGACACCACTGAACAATTTTCTCTCAGATGCGAGGCGCGGGCCGTCCTTCCTCATGCACCTCCTCTCTACAGGGGGACAAAAAACATCATGGTACAACAAAATCCTTGCCATGCTGGAAGAAAACCGCCTGCCCCTCCCGGAGGTGCTGATGCACTACCCCCCCCTTGTCTCACTGGTCGGCCAGGAAAGCGCTGTCCCCGAGATCAGACTGAACGGCCTTATCATACAAAATTATCTGAGTCTGATCATCCCTGACGACGGGATCCAGGGATCCTGCCCTGTGGCCGGAGAGGTTCGGATCGAGCAATAA